Proteins co-encoded in one Christiangramia fulva genomic window:
- a CDS encoding polysaccharide deacetylase family protein has translation MNQKKYGIFTISLDFELLWGVFDHTEPSNVFEYFSNTKKLIPELLKEFSQHNIHVTWAVVGMLFNKGWDEWKRNIPVVQSVYENSKLSAYNFGMEFKADPDSEIFCFAPELIDTIKKTPGQEIGTHTYSHYYCGEKGQDVKQFEADLETAVKLATEQGISLKSLVFPRNQLNEDYLKVCYQYGIENVRSNPSSWYWKNPLDSNLPTKIARTGDAYVNFGKKTYPLSNLQRQEGMPLQQPASRFFRPYEENFFLHNVKMRRILNEMENAAKNAEIYHLWWHPHNFGNHPQESLKDLKSILDHFSKLKEKYNFQSLNMQEIGAKIS, from the coding sequence ATGAACCAAAAAAAGTATGGCATCTTTACAATTTCCCTGGATTTTGAACTTCTTTGGGGGGTGTTTGATCATACGGAGCCTTCTAATGTTTTTGAATATTTTTCAAATACAAAGAAACTTATTCCGGAACTTTTAAAGGAATTCTCACAACATAATATTCATGTAACCTGGGCTGTTGTAGGCATGCTTTTCAATAAAGGCTGGGATGAATGGAAGCGTAATATTCCGGTGGTGCAATCTGTCTACGAGAATTCAAAACTTTCAGCCTATAACTTTGGAATGGAATTCAAGGCGGATCCAGATTCCGAAATATTTTGTTTCGCACCAGAACTTATAGATACTATTAAGAAAACACCGGGTCAGGAAATAGGAACCCATACCTATAGCCATTATTACTGTGGAGAAAAAGGGCAGGATGTTAAACAATTCGAAGCCGATCTGGAAACCGCTGTGAAATTGGCGACGGAACAGGGAATTTCCTTAAAATCCCTTGTTTTCCCCAGAAATCAACTAAATGAGGATTATCTCAAAGTTTGTTACCAATATGGAATTGAAAATGTTCGTTCTAATCCCTCCAGCTGGTATTGGAAAAACCCTTTAGACTCCAACCTGCCAACTAAAATTGCCCGTACAGGAGATGCCTACGTCAATTTCGGAAAGAAGACCTATCCTCTTTCGAATCTTCAACGCCAGGAAGGCATGCCGCTTCAGCAGCCGGCTAGTCGCTTCTTCAGGCCTTATGAAGAAAATTTTTTTCTTCATAATGTGAAGATGAGAAGGATTCTCAACGAAATGGAAAATGCTGCGAAAAATGCGGAAATTTATCACCTTTGGTGGCATCCTCATAATTTTGGAAACCATCCTCAGGAAAGTTTAAAGGACTTAAAATCGATATTAGATCATTTTTCAAAACTAAAAGAAAAATATAATTTCCAATCGCTAAATATGCAGGAGATTGGAGCTAAGATAAGCTAA
- a CDS encoding cytidylyltransferase domain-containing protein, protein MSLALFIPVRKGSERVKEKNTRKFSDIPGGLLELKLNQLLKITSFTEIIISTNDPQCIEIAEGFKEKLSSLKIVQRPEELSSSETKLTDLIKYIPQITQCEHILWSHVTSPFCQAENYRDAIEKFRNLENHDSLMSVECKKEFFWDRKKKRLANAKGNQVWPRSQDLEEIYQVNSAIFLASRKFYENGNRIGKDPFLYEMNKLDSWDIDTDLDFKLAEAIYEKFYR, encoded by the coding sequence GTGAGCCTCGCATTATTCATACCTGTAAGAAAAGGGAGTGAACGTGTAAAAGAAAAGAACACGAGAAAATTCTCTGATATCCCCGGCGGATTACTTGAGTTGAAACTTAACCAGTTACTTAAAATTACTTCTTTTACCGAGATAATAATTTCAACCAATGATCCCCAATGTATCGAGATTGCTGAAGGTTTTAAGGAGAAGTTAAGTTCCTTAAAGATAGTCCAACGTCCTGAAGAACTTTCTTCTTCAGAAACAAAGCTTACCGACCTTATTAAATATATTCCTCAAATTACCCAATGCGAACATATTTTATGGAGCCATGTGACCTCGCCATTCTGCCAGGCAGAAAATTATCGGGATGCCATTGAGAAATTCAGGAATCTTGAAAATCATGATTCATTGATGTCGGTAGAATGTAAAAAAGAATTTTTTTGGGACCGAAAGAAGAAAAGATTGGCCAACGCCAAGGGAAATCAGGTATGGCCGCGTTCACAGGATCTGGAAGAAATTTATCAGGTGAATAGTGCCATTTTCCTGGCCAGTAGGAAGTTTTACGAAAATGGAAACAGAATTGGTAAAGATCCTTTTTTATATGAAATGAATAAATTGGACTCCTGGGATATTGATACCGATCTTGATTTTAAATTAGCCGAAGCGATTTATGAAAAATTTTATCGATAA
- a CDS encoding glycosyltransferase, with the protein MTEKRVSIRFAAFVITYNRVQVLPDTIKKILSQSLPPEELLIVDNSDNDTTEKLVESLSNPKISYYKVGYNSGPAGASKIGLEQLAKEGFEWIYWGDDNNPPRDDSVFKRMLECINRLEKESRKPGLMAGTGASFNSLTGRIRSHSNAELRGKEILETDVVPGGHTLFVNSELVRRKILPDPNLFFAFEDLDLSLKSKNAGFHNFVDARTWLQVRYKYGDSAEDYRPNLKKKEVNRNREFYSARNLLHIFYQQRYYSAFAFTFLKILIKIPLGYFKKSGSKSSKIYTRALKQFLTGKYQNNLKVD; encoded by the coding sequence ATGACTGAAAAAAGAGTATCTATAAGATTTGCGGCTTTCGTTATCACCTATAACCGGGTTCAGGTTCTTCCTGATACTATAAAAAAAATACTGTCTCAGTCCTTGCCTCCTGAAGAACTTTTAATTGTTGATAATAGTGATAATGATACTACCGAAAAATTGGTGGAATCCTTGTCAAATCCTAAAATCTCCTATTATAAGGTTGGATATAATTCAGGACCAGCAGGAGCTTCGAAAATAGGGCTGGAGCAATTGGCTAAGGAAGGGTTTGAATGGATCTACTGGGGAGATGATAATAATCCGCCGCGGGATGATAGCGTTTTTAAAAGAATGCTGGAGTGCATAAACCGCTTAGAAAAAGAAAGCCGAAAACCCGGTTTAATGGCCGGCACCGGAGCTTCTTTTAATAGCCTCACTGGAAGAATAAGATCTCATTCCAATGCTGAATTAAGAGGAAAAGAAATATTGGAGACCGATGTTGTGCCGGGAGGACATACCTTATTTGTGAATTCGGAATTAGTTCGAAGAAAAATTCTTCCCGATCCCAATCTTTTTTTTGCCTTTGAAGACCTTGATCTAAGTTTAAAATCGAAAAACGCCGGTTTCCATAATTTCGTGGATGCCAGGACCTGGCTTCAGGTTCGTTATAAATACGGCGATTCAGCCGAAGACTATCGTCCGAATCTTAAAAAGAAAGAAGTTAACAGGAATCGTGAATTTTATTCTGCACGAAATCTTTTACATATATTCTACCAGCAAAGGTATTATTCAGCTTTTGCTTTTACCTTCCTGAAAATTCTGATAAAAATACCTTTGGGTTATTTTAAAAAAAGTGGATCTAAAAGTTCAAAAATTTATACCAGGGCTTTGAAACAATTCTTAACAGGAAAGTATCAAAATAATCTTAAGGTTGATTGA
- a CDS encoding glycosyltransferase: MSKIKILHIIKSLGRGGAEMLLPETLSLHNRDHFEFHYIYFLPWKNQMVGEIKAQGGTVTCFLAKNNIELILKQSEVVRYCDKNQIQLIHAHLPWSGFLARLIYKKTGIPVVYTEHNIQERYHKATKLLNKFSFNRQSMALGVSEDATRSIRENIKPQIPVQTLLNGVNTSKFKRDLQKGLAIRKKYNIPANAVVIGNIAVFREQKNLTAWIKAFKRISESRDAYGILVGAGPQEEQLKSHANEYGLEGRLVFPGLQTDTISFFSAMDIFMMSSSFEGLPIALLEGMSMECAIVSTAAGGVKEVIRNGQDGLICEVEDWEKLSDLCLSLMNDPEKLKTFQKAARERVVKNFSLKRMVEELEGIYGEIVKE; this comes from the coding sequence ATGTCAAAAATTAAGATACTTCACATCATAAAATCCCTCGGCCGCGGAGGTGCTGAAATGTTGTTACCGGAGACCCTGAGTTTGCACAACCGGGATCACTTCGAATTTCACTATATTTATTTTCTGCCCTGGAAAAATCAGATGGTCGGGGAGATCAAAGCACAAGGGGGAACTGTTACCTGTTTCCTGGCAAAAAATAATATTGAGCTTATTTTAAAGCAATCGGAAGTCGTCAGGTATTGCGATAAAAATCAGATCCAATTAATCCATGCTCATTTGCCCTGGTCCGGTTTTCTGGCAAGGCTGATCTATAAAAAAACCGGAATCCCGGTTGTTTATACCGAACACAACATTCAGGAGCGATACCACAAAGCAACAAAACTTCTGAACAAATTCAGCTTTAACCGGCAGAGTATGGCCCTTGGGGTTTCTGAAGATGCAACCAGATCTATAAGAGAGAATATCAAACCTCAAATCCCGGTTCAAACTCTTTTGAACGGAGTGAATACAAGTAAATTTAAACGAGACCTTCAAAAAGGTCTGGCTATCCGCAAGAAATATAATATTCCTGCAAATGCTGTGGTTATAGGAAATATCGCGGTTTTTCGGGAACAAAAGAACCTGACCGCCTGGATAAAGGCCTTTAAAAGAATAAGTGAAAGCAGGGATGCTTATGGTATCCTGGTGGGTGCGGGGCCTCAGGAAGAACAGCTAAAATCTCATGCAAACGAATATGGCCTGGAAGGCAGACTCGTTTTCCCGGGATTGCAGACTGATACGATCTCTTTCTTTTCTGCTATGGATATTTTTATGATGAGTTCCTCTTTTGAAGGCCTTCCTATAGCTTTATTGGAAGGCATGAGTATGGAGTGTGCCATTGTGTCAACTGCTGCCGGTGGAGTTAAGGAGGTGATCAGGAATGGGCAGGATGGCCTGATCTGCGAAGTTGAAGATTGGGAAAAACTTTCTGATCTTTGTCTCAGTCTTATGAACGATCCTGAAAAACTTAAAACCTTCCAAAAAGCGGCCCGGGAACGGGTGGTGAAGAATTTTAGTTTGAAGAGGATGGTTGAGGAGTTGGAGGGGATTTATGGTGAGATTGTGAAGGAGTGA
- a CDS encoding HAD family hydrolase, whose amino-acid sequence MKNFIDKNVIFWDFDGVIIDSEKVRTYGFEKVLEDYPKDQVQQLVKYHHQNGGISRYVKFRYFFEEIRHEEVSDERVEELASRFSDIMVKKLVDKKVLIPETLQFIQKNKDNYRMLIVSGSDGEELRFLCKELEIAHLFEEIEGSPTPKPQLVKQLLEKKKIEPSESVLIGDSVNDYEAAEKNNVQFFGFNNPALKEKDLNYIESFE is encoded by the coding sequence ATGAAAAATTTTATCGATAAAAATGTAATATTCTGGGATTTTGACGGTGTGATTATCGATTCGGAAAAGGTGCGGACCTATGGATTCGAAAAAGTACTGGAAGATTATCCAAAAGACCAGGTACAACAATTGGTTAAATACCATCATCAAAACGGCGGGATCTCGCGGTATGTAAAATTTCGTTATTTCTTTGAAGAGATCCGTCACGAAGAGGTCAGTGATGAGAGAGTAGAGGAGCTGGCTTCACGTTTTTCAGATATCATGGTAAAAAAACTGGTCGATAAAAAAGTGCTGATACCGGAAACGCTTCAATTTATTCAAAAAAATAAAGATAATTATCGAATGCTGATTGTTTCCGGTTCCGATGGAGAAGAACTGAGGTTTTTATGTAAAGAACTGGAAATCGCCCATCTTTTTGAAGAAATAGAAGGTTCCCCAACGCCGAAGCCACAACTTGTAAAGCAGCTACTTGAAAAAAAGAAAATTGAGCCTTCTGAAAGTGTTCTCATTGGAGATTCGGTAAACGACTATGAGGCAGCTGAAAAAAATAATGTTCAGTTTTTTGGCTTCAATAACCCGGCCTTAAAAGAAAAAGACCTTAACTATATTGAATCCTTTGAATAA
- a CDS encoding ABC transporter ATP-binding protein has product MINKQTFKKNFFYFNFFYDYLGLRLFIDVFLSIILGLLDGLGIAMFIPLIQLSLGIESGVEVNNYLDRFLNFISIELSLKNVFFLILIIFSLKGILRFMEITYRVYLQQFFMRKLRFEHLDLFNTYDYQKFSVADTGRIQNSFTGEINRINGAYKQYFKSLHYFALVVVYVLLAIRTAWIFSLLVLLGGLLMNFVFSYIYKRTKYFSKKYTQESHHFQGLLMQAINHFQYLKATGLNRTFGKRIKDRVKILEKYQKKLGISEAILSGLREPLIIIIVFGAIFTFIHFSERPVATIMLSLILLYRAITFFMAMQEQWNFFLGNSGSISNIIHFRKELKNNQESSGDIVFKSFDDKIELKAVSFSYEKKRPVLKDIDLVISKNEIVAIVGESGAGKTTLMNILSGIITPDSGRFIVDGEPMKNLDLISFRKKTGYIVQDPVIFNDSVFNNISFWKEKNNASLDRFWKAAEKAAIDSYIKSLPYKEETLLGYNGINISGGQKQRFSIARELFKETEILFMDEATSSLDSETENEIQNNLISLKGKYTMIIIAHRLSTVKFADKIIVLKDGRIESSGTYAELMSKSKEFQRMVRYQSL; this is encoded by the coding sequence ATGATCAACAAGCAAACTTTTAAGAAGAATTTCTTTTATTTCAATTTCTTCTATGATTATCTGGGTTTAAGGCTCTTTATTGATGTTTTTCTCAGCATTATTTTAGGTCTACTTGATGGTTTGGGAATAGCGATGTTCATTCCGCTTATCCAACTCTCTTTGGGAATAGAATCGGGCGTCGAGGTGAATAATTATCTGGACCGTTTTTTAAATTTTATTTCGATTGAGCTTTCCCTGAAGAATGTATTTTTTTTAATTCTGATCATTTTTTCTTTAAAAGGAATTCTTCGTTTTATGGAGATCACTTACCGCGTTTATCTCCAGCAGTTTTTTATGCGGAAATTAAGATTCGAACATTTGGATCTTTTCAATACTTACGATTATCAGAAATTTTCCGTAGCCGATACCGGGAGAATTCAGAACAGTTTTACCGGGGAAATTAACCGAATCAATGGTGCTTACAAACAGTATTTTAAATCTTTGCATTATTTCGCACTTGTGGTGGTTTATGTGCTTTTAGCCATAAGGACTGCCTGGATCTTTTCCCTGTTGGTGCTCCTCGGGGGCCTTTTGATGAACTTTGTTTTCTCCTATATTTATAAAAGAACGAAATATTTCTCCAAAAAATATACACAGGAAAGCCATCATTTCCAGGGATTGCTGATGCAGGCGATCAATCATTTTCAGTATTTAAAAGCCACGGGACTGAATAGAACCTTCGGCAAACGGATAAAGGACAGGGTAAAAATTCTGGAGAAATACCAGAAAAAACTGGGGATCTCTGAAGCGATTTTAAGTGGGCTAAGGGAACCATTGATAATTATTATTGTCTTTGGTGCTATTTTCACATTTATTCATTTTTCCGAAAGGCCGGTGGCTACCATTATGTTGAGTCTGATCCTTCTTTACCGAGCAATCACTTTTTTTATGGCCATGCAGGAACAATGGAATTTTTTCCTGGGAAATTCAGGAAGTATTTCAAATATTATCCACTTCAGAAAAGAATTAAAGAATAATCAGGAATCCTCAGGAGATATTGTTTTTAAAAGTTTTGACGATAAAATTGAATTAAAAGCAGTTTCCTTTTCCTATGAAAAAAAACGGCCGGTGTTGAAGGATATCGATCTGGTAATCAGCAAAAATGAAATTGTTGCGATCGTTGGGGAGAGTGGTGCCGGTAAAACTACATTAATGAATATCCTTTCAGGAATTATAACTCCCGATAGTGGCCGTTTTATTGTTGATGGAGAACCGATGAAAAATCTGGACCTGATCTCTTTTAGGAAAAAGACCGGGTATATAGTTCAGGACCCCGTTATTTTTAATGATTCGGTATTTAATAACATCAGTTTCTGGAAAGAAAAAAATAATGCAAGTCTTGATAGATTCTGGAAAGCCGCAGAAAAAGCGGCAATCGATTCATATATTAAAAGCTTACCATATAAGGAAGAAACTCTGCTGGGTTATAACGGAATAAACATCAGTGGAGGTCAAAAACAGCGATTTTCTATTGCCAGGGAACTATTTAAGGAAACTGAAATTCTTTTTATGGATGAGGCGACTTCTTCCCTGGATAGTGAAACAGAGAATGAAATTCAGAATAACCTGATCAGCCTTAAAGGAAAATACACGATGATTATCATTGCCCATCGCCTTTCAACGGTGAAATTTGCAGATAAGATCATTGTTTTAAAAGACGGTCGCATCGAATCCAGTGGTACCTATGCCGAACTGATGTCGAAAAGTAAAGAATTCCAGCGGATGGTCCGCTACCAGAGCCTTTAA
- the asnB gene encoding asparagine synthase (glutamine-hydrolyzing), protein MCGINGVLTLNSSRSVRSILADMNQKIIHRGPDEDGFFENENSSFRIGMAMRRLSIIDLATGKQPFYSEDGKIALVFNGEIYNFQKLRRQLEAKGVVFNTTSDTEVILRLYEKYGTDSFRMLDGMFAFSIYDDNLKKIFIARDFFGEKPLYYTRNGNSFFWASELKSIVPHLENKPSISVEGLDLFFRLTYIPAPFSIYENIFKLEANSYLEINCEDLSFSLNKIVKEEHIEKDSQISYEEAKKKTYDLVNESVESRSYADVPLGTFLSGGVDSSIVSLALAQQKDYRIDTFSIGFEKKSFDESDKARTVAKLINSKHHEFIISIKDLRDNIDSILLNFDEPFADSSSLPTYLVAHKTRQFVKVALTGDGGDEVFGGYNKYYMGKMNRKYTSVIPEQGHEVLSSVLNPLLSSKDDKRGLRFKVKKTLASVNYDGNFYFNIISLANQAQELRELLRPKYYNGNIWSHWKKIFPSRIETLGDFRLVDKHISLEGDMLVKVDRTSMLTSLESRAPFLNKKLWDYTNSLPDDYLMKGWDKKHILKDAYRKEFPDKFLDKSKKGFGVPVGDWLREHLSAELKSYSNYDFLEKQGIFNTTRVNTLVERHLNSKEDNTFKVWAFYCFQKWYKNTFLSI, encoded by the coding sequence ATGTGTGGAATAAACGGCGTTTTGACCCTGAATTCTTCGAGATCTGTTCGATCAATTCTTGCGGATATGAATCAAAAAATTATTCATCGCGGCCCCGATGAAGACGGATTTTTCGAAAATGAAAATTCTTCTTTCAGAATCGGTATGGCAATGCGTCGTTTATCTATTATTGATCTTGCAACCGGAAAACAGCCTTTTTATTCTGAAGATGGTAAGATCGCCCTGGTCTTTAACGGTGAAATCTATAATTTCCAGAAACTAAGGCGGCAATTGGAAGCTAAAGGTGTTGTTTTCAATACTACTTCAGATACTGAAGTTATCCTGCGACTATATGAAAAATATGGAACAGATTCTTTCAGAATGCTTGACGGAATGTTTGCCTTCAGTATTTATGATGATAATTTGAAAAAGATTTTTATAGCCCGTGATTTTTTTGGTGAAAAACCTCTTTATTATACCCGAAATGGGAATTCATTTTTTTGGGCATCAGAACTAAAATCAATTGTACCCCATCTTGAAAATAAGCCTTCAATTTCTGTTGAAGGACTCGACCTTTTCTTCCGCTTAACCTATATTCCAGCTCCTTTTAGCATCTATGAGAATATTTTTAAACTGGAAGCTAATTCCTATCTCGAAATTAATTGTGAGGATCTTTCATTTTCTCTAAATAAAATTGTGAAGGAGGAACATATTGAAAAGGATTCTCAAATAAGTTATGAGGAGGCAAAAAAGAAAACTTATGATCTTGTAAATGAAAGTGTGGAAAGCCGATCTTATGCCGATGTGCCTTTGGGAACCTTTCTTTCTGGAGGAGTTGATTCTTCTATCGTTTCTCTTGCCCTGGCTCAACAGAAGGATTATAGAATCGATACATTCTCGATAGGCTTTGAAAAGAAATCTTTTGATGAATCTGATAAAGCAAGAACGGTAGCGAAGCTGATCAATAGTAAACACCATGAATTTATAATTTCCATCAAAGATCTTAGGGATAATATTGACAGTATTTTGTTGAATTTTGATGAACCCTTTGCTGATTCTTCATCGCTTCCTACCTATCTGGTTGCGCATAAAACACGGCAATTTGTAAAGGTTGCGCTTACCGGTGATGGTGGTGATGAGGTCTTTGGAGGTTATAATAAATATTATATGGGAAAAATGAACAGAAAATATACCTCTGTTATTCCCGAACAAGGACACGAAGTCCTTTCTTCTGTATTAAATCCGCTTCTTTCCAGTAAGGATGATAAGAGAGGTTTGAGGTTCAAGGTAAAAAAAACCCTGGCCTCTGTGAATTATGATGGGAACTTCTATTTCAATATCATTTCACTTGCTAATCAGGCCCAGGAATTAAGAGAGCTTTTAAGACCGAAATATTATAATGGTAATATTTGGAGTCACTGGAAAAAGATTTTTCCTTCAAGGATCGAAACTTTAGGTGATTTCAGGCTTGTTGACAAACATATAAGCCTGGAAGGTGATATGCTTGTAAAAGTTGACCGCACCAGCATGCTCACCTCCCTGGAAAGCAGGGCGCCATTCTTAAATAAAAAACTATGGGATTATACCAATTCCCTGCCTGACGATTATTTAATGAAAGGTTGGGACAAAAAGCATATTTTAAAAGATGCCTATCGCAAAGAATTCCCCGACAAATTTTTAGATAAATCTAAAAAAGGATTTGGGGTTCCGGTGGGCGATTGGTTGCGTGAACATCTTTCTGCCGAACTGAAATCTTACTCCAATTATGATTTTTTAGAAAAACAGGGCATCTTCAATACTACCCGCGTAAATACTTTGGTAGAAAGGCATCTAAATTCTAAAGAGGATAATACCTTTAAGGTATGGGCCTTTTACTGTTTTCAGAAGTGGTATAAAAACACCTTTTTGTCCATTTAG
- a CDS encoding GNAT family N-acetyltransferase, producing MIIREATENDIPDIVKVLKSSLGEDQLLLSEKVWRYKHIDNPFGKSLVLVAEEDGEIIGIRAFMRWDWQQAEQLYHCFRAVDTATHPAHQGKGIFKKLTLKAVEIAKGNGEDFIFNTPNEKSRPGYLKMGWQAVGKIKVGLKPSVHGIFGFQKKIDYNITRSGSGEDIENLCEKWNSDKMSANKLFTPKSPKFLYWRYENNPLQSYEVMSNRKFYLAAYVKKRKRLKELRIAECIYDKSSVEAQKEVDRAISKLEKKFGAQFLSFAPAFLKTGFLKIKGNYGPILTLRNLNLLEQKEKQFLQIQEWHNSLGDLELF from the coding sequence ATGATCATCAGAGAAGCAACAGAAAATGATATTCCCGACATTGTAAAGGTTTTAAAGTCCAGCCTTGGGGAGGATCAATTGCTGCTCTCAGAAAAGGTTTGGAGATATAAGCATATAGACAATCCTTTTGGAAAGTCATTGGTTTTGGTTGCCGAAGAAGATGGAGAAATTATTGGGATAAGGGCTTTTATGAGATGGGACTGGCAGCAGGCAGAGCAGTTATATCATTGTTTTCGGGCGGTAGATACGGCTACTCATCCTGCTCACCAGGGGAAAGGTATATTCAAGAAGCTTACCTTAAAGGCTGTCGAGATAGCGAAGGGGAATGGTGAAGATTTTATTTTCAATACTCCCAACGAAAAGAGCCGTCCCGGTTATTTAAAAATGGGATGGCAAGCCGTCGGTAAAATAAAAGTAGGCCTAAAACCTTCAGTTCATGGTATATTTGGTTTCCAAAAGAAAATAGACTATAATATCACCAGGAGTGGTTCCGGAGAAGATATAGAAAACCTGTGTGAGAAATGGAATTCCGATAAAATGTCGGCGAATAAATTATTTACCCCCAAATCTCCTAAGTTCCTTTACTGGAGATATGAAAATAATCCCCTGCAAAGCTATGAGGTAATGAGTAATAGGAAATTCTATTTGGCAGCTTATGTGAAAAAGAGAAAAAGATTAAAGGAATTGCGCATAGCCGAATGCATCTATGATAAAAGCAGTGTAGAAGCGCAAAAAGAGGTGGACCGTGCGATTAGCAAGCTGGAGAAGAAATTTGGAGCTCAATTTCTGAGTTTTGCTCCGGCTTTTCTGAAAACTGGTTTCCTAAAGATCAAGGGTAATTACGGACCTATCCTGACCCTTCGGAATCTGAATTTATTAGAACAAAAAGAAAAACAATTTCTTCAAATACAGGAGTGGCATAACAGCCTTGGAGATCTGGAATTATTTTAA